The following coding sequences lie in one Brevibacterium marinum genomic window:
- a CDS encoding DUF559 domain-containing protein encodes MSGFNANRVEVVRPGVSRTYAHLRVRRRVVPKDQLVRIGIYPVTSLERTLVDVARDCPLELAVPMLDHALRGQSTTLPALGSAVERCAEVVGTRMVETALELADERRESVAESICAVRFFEHGVVGFVPQVNIFDAEHWLGRVDFCCEEAKVVVEVDGMGKYSLGSGDPGRELEKEKLRESAITAAGYRVVRLTWRQLFRSEPFARIRSVTAERLASI; translated from the coding sequence GTGAGCGGGTTCAACGCAAACCGAGTCGAGGTCGTTCGGCCGGGAGTCAGTCGCACCTACGCCCACCTGCGAGTCCGACGTCGGGTGGTCCCCAAGGATCAGTTGGTCCGGATCGGCATCTATCCTGTCACGTCGCTGGAGAGGACACTCGTCGACGTCGCTCGAGACTGCCCTCTCGAATTGGCTGTGCCGATGCTCGATCACGCACTGCGCGGCCAATCGACGACCTTGCCCGCGCTCGGATCTGCTGTTGAGCGGTGCGCCGAAGTCGTCGGCACACGAATGGTGGAGACGGCCCTCGAGCTCGCAGACGAGCGCCGAGAATCCGTGGCCGAATCGATCTGTGCGGTGAGATTCTTCGAGCACGGGGTGGTCGGCTTCGTTCCCCAGGTGAACATCTTCGACGCCGAACACTGGTTGGGCAGGGTCGACTTCTGCTGTGAGGAGGCGAAGGTCGTCGTCGAAGTCGATGGGATGGGCAAGTACAGCCTCGGCTCGGGTGATCCCGGTCGAGAGCTTGAGAAGGAGAAGCTTCGCGAGTCGGCGATCACTGCTGCGGGGTACCGGGTTGTGCGCCTGACGTGGAGGCAGCTGTTCAGGTCTGAACCGTTCGCACGCATTCGCAGCGTGACCGCAGAGAGGCTTGCGTCGATCTGA
- the allB gene encoding allantoinase AllB produces the protein MNAETQDFDLVIRAQRVVLPEGVNAAEVGVREGKIVEIATGGAVLAGAASANTETVDVDETQVLLPGLVDSHVHVNDPGRSEWEGFASATRAAAAGGVTTIVDMPLNSLPPTVDIGSLDIKREVAATKAFVDVGFWGGAIPGNTEELKPLFDAGVYGFKCFLEDSGVEEFPPLEPEELRTDMVELAKYDGLLIVHAEDHSILADVPGFTGRRFSDFLASRPREAENVAIARVIETARETGSRAHILHLSSADALPQIAQAKAEGVKLTVETCPHYLVFSAEEIPDGATTHKCCPPIREESNREALWQGLIDGTIDCVVSDHSPSTAELKLIDTGDFGAAWGGISSLQLGLSLMWTEAATRGIDLAEVVSWMSSAPAAVAGVAGKGAIALANDADFAVFAPDEEWTVAAAELYHRNQISAYDARAVRGAVKKTILRGAPVDFDTPQGRLLRAR, from the coding sequence ATGAACGCTGAAACACAGGACTTCGATCTGGTCATCCGGGCACAGCGAGTGGTTCTGCCCGAGGGTGTGAACGCCGCCGAGGTTGGTGTGCGCGAGGGCAAGATCGTCGAGATCGCCACCGGGGGAGCGGTGCTGGCCGGTGCCGCCTCGGCGAATACGGAGACCGTCGACGTCGACGAGACCCAGGTGCTGTTGCCCGGTCTCGTCGATTCGCACGTCCACGTCAACGACCCCGGCCGCAGCGAGTGGGAGGGTTTCGCCAGCGCCACACGCGCCGCGGCCGCCGGCGGGGTGACGACGATCGTCGACATGCCGCTCAACTCTCTGCCGCCGACGGTCGACATCGGATCCCTCGACATCAAACGTGAGGTCGCGGCGACCAAGGCCTTCGTCGACGTCGGCTTCTGGGGCGGTGCGATCCCCGGCAACACGGAGGAGCTCAAACCGCTCTTCGACGCCGGTGTCTATGGCTTCAAGTGCTTCCTCGAGGACTCGGGCGTCGAGGAGTTCCCTCCGCTCGAGCCCGAGGAGCTGCGTACCGATATGGTCGAACTCGCGAAGTACGACGGGCTGCTCATCGTCCACGCCGAGGATCATTCGATCCTCGCCGATGTGCCGGGATTCACGGGCCGCAGATTCTCCGACTTCCTCGCCTCGCGCCCACGTGAGGCCGAGAACGTTGCGATCGCCCGCGTCATCGAGACCGCCCGGGAGACCGGATCTCGCGCTCACATCCTGCACCTGTCGTCGGCCGATGCGCTGCCCCAGATCGCGCAGGCCAAGGCCGAAGGGGTCAAGCTGACCGTCGAGACCTGCCCCCACTACCTCGTCTTCTCCGCCGAAGAGATTCCCGATGGAGCGACGACGCACAAGTGCTGCCCGCCGATCCGCGAGGAGTCCAACCGCGAAGCCCTGTGGCAGGGGCTCATCGACGGCACGATCGACTGTGTCGTCTCCGACCACTCGCCGTCGACCGCCGAGCTCAAGCTCATCGACACCGGTGACTTCGGCGCTGCGTGGGGCGGAATCTCGTCCCTGCAGTTGGGTCTGTCTCTCATGTGGACCGAGGCCGCTACGCGCGGAATCGACCTAGCCGAGGTGGTCTCCTGGATGTCCTCGGCGCCGGCGGCGGTCGCCGGAGTGGCGGGCAAGGGCGCGATCGCACTCGCCAATGACGCGGACTTCGCCGTCTTCGCTCCCGACGAGGAGTGGACGGTCGCCGCGGCCGAGCTGTATCACCGCAATCAGATCAGCGCATACGACGCGCGTGCCGTCCGCGGTGCCGTCAAGAAGACGATCCTCCGCGGCGCTCCCGTGGACTTCGACACGCCCCAGGGCCGCCTGCTGCGAGCCCGCTGA
- the gcl gene encoding glyoxylate carboligase, which yields MTRMRAVDAVVLILEKEGATETFGLPGAAINPLYSAMKAHGGINHTLARHVEGASHMADGYTRAAAGNIGVCLGTSGPAGTDMITGLYAAAADSQPILCVTGQAPVAVLDKEDFQAVDIASIAKSVTKMAKTVLEAGQVPGVFQSAFQLMRSARPGPVLIDLPLDVQQTEIDFDIDTYEPLVPSKPAATSAQADKILDLIAAAKRPLIIAGGGILNADAADRLVEFAELTSIPVSPTLMGWGTIPDDHPLQAGMVGIQTHVRYGNASFLESDLVIGIGNRWANRHTGDLEVYRRGRTFVHIDIEPTQIGRVFSPDYGVTSDAGAALQALIGAARGRSGGSALPDFTGWAGECTDRKSTEHRKTNYTDMPIKPQRVYQEMNAAFAEDVTYVSTIGLSQIAGAQMLHVYRPRHWINAGQAGPLGWTGPAALGVAKAKPDETVVALSGDYDFQFMLEELAVGAQHRIPYLHIVVNNSYLGLIRQSQRGFDMDFEVSLAFDNINSSGGAAGYGVDHVSVAQGLGCKALRVEDPELIGEGLRVAKELMDEHQVPVVVEVILERITNISMGTALDAINEFDVLAQTPADAPTALTPMSELAAAK from the coding sequence ATGACACGTATGCGCGCAGTCGACGCGGTGGTGCTCATCCTCGAGAAGGAAGGTGCCACCGAGACATTCGGCCTGCCGGGCGCGGCCATCAACCCGCTGTATTCGGCGATGAAGGCACACGGCGGAATCAACCACACCCTGGCCCGCCACGTCGAAGGGGCCTCCCACATGGCCGACGGCTACACACGGGCGGCGGCCGGGAACATCGGCGTCTGCCTCGGCACCTCCGGGCCCGCCGGCACCGATATGATCACCGGACTCTACGCCGCGGCCGCGGACTCGCAGCCGATCCTGTGCGTCACAGGTCAGGCTCCCGTGGCGGTTCTCGACAAGGAGGACTTCCAGGCCGTGGACATCGCCTCGATCGCGAAGTCGGTGACCAAGATGGCCAAGACGGTGCTCGAGGCCGGGCAGGTCCCCGGAGTCTTCCAGTCGGCCTTCCAGCTCATGCGCTCGGCCAGGCCGGGTCCGGTGCTCATCGACCTGCCGCTCGACGTCCAGCAGACGGAGATCGACTTCGACATCGACACCTACGAGCCGTTGGTGCCGTCGAAGCCGGCGGCCACCTCGGCGCAGGCGGATAAGATCCTCGATCTCATCGCAGCGGCGAAGCGCCCGCTCATCATCGCAGGCGGCGGAATCCTCAATGCGGATGCTGCAGACCGGCTCGTCGAATTCGCAGAACTCACGTCGATCCCGGTCTCACCGACCCTGATGGGGTGGGGCACGATTCCCGACGATCACCCGCTGCAGGCGGGCATGGTGGGCATCCAGACCCACGTGCGCTACGGCAACGCCTCGTTCCTCGAATCCGACCTGGTCATCGGCATCGGCAACCGCTGGGCCAATCGCCACACCGGCGACCTGGAGGTCTATCGCCGGGGGCGCACGTTCGTCCACATCGACATCGAGCCCACGCAGATCGGGCGAGTGTTCTCACCCGACTACGGGGTCACCTCCGACGCCGGCGCCGCACTTCAGGCACTGATCGGTGCCGCCCGAGGTCGGTCCGGCGGTTCGGCGCTGCCCGACTTCACCGGCTGGGCAGGCGAGTGCACCGACCGGAAGTCCACCGAACACCGCAAGACCAACTACACGGACATGCCGATCAAGCCGCAGCGCGTCTACCAGGAGATGAACGCGGCCTTCGCTGAGGACGTGACCTATGTGTCGACCATCGGCCTGAGTCAGATCGCCGGCGCCCAGATGCTGCACGTCTACAGGCCTCGGCACTGGATCAACGCGGGCCAGGCGGGCCCCCTGGGCTGGACCGGACCGGCCGCGCTGGGCGTGGCGAAGGCCAAGCCGGACGAGACCGTGGTCGCGCTCTCCGGCGACTACGATTTCCAGTTCATGCTCGAGGAGCTGGCCGTCGGTGCGCAGCACAGGATTCCGTACCTGCACATCGTGGTCAACAACTCCTACCTCGGTCTGATCCGGCAGTCGCAGCGCGGCTTCGACATGGACTTCGAGGTGTCCCTGGCCTTCGACAACATCAACTCCTCCGGCGGTGCGGCGGGCTACGGCGTCGATCATGTGAGTGTCGCTCAGGGGCTCGGCTGCAAGGCGCTGCGCGTCGAGGACCCCGAGCTCATCGGCGAGGGACTGCGCGTGGCCAAGGAGCTCATGGACGAGCACCAGGTACCTGTCGTCGTCGAGGTCATCCTCGAGCGCATCACGAACATCTCGATGGGCACCGCGCTGGATGCGATCAACGAGTTCGACGTTCTCGCGCAGACCCCGGCCGATGCGCCCACCGCGCTGACTCCGATGAGCGAACTGGCTGCGGCGAAGTAG